One stretch of Streptococcus australis DNA includes these proteins:
- a CDS encoding DUF1294 domain-containing protein — protein MKINEGITVTLLIWNLLIFIIYGIDKSKARRGSWRIPEKILLTIALVCGGFGAWLAGMTFHHKTRKWYFKTVWFLGMVTTLVALYFIWR, from the coding sequence ATGAAGATAAACGAAGGAATAACCGTTACTCTCTTGATTTGGAATCTTTTGATATTTATAATATATGGCATCGACAAATCCAAGGCAAGAAGGGGTTCTTGGCGGATACCAGAGAAAATTCTCTTGACCATAGCACTTGTCTGTGGTGGATTTGGTGCTTGGTTAGCAGGAATGACCTTTCACCATAAGACTCGAAAATGGTATTTTAAAACGGTTTGGTTCCTTGGGATGGTGACCACACTAGTAGCCTTATATTTCATTTGGAGGTAA
- a CDS encoding 2-isopropylmalate synthase, with the protein MRRVEFLDTSLRDGEQTPGVNYSIKEKVAIARQLEKWGISAIEAGFPAASPDSFRAVQEIAKVLKKTAVTGLARSVKSDIDACYEALKDAKYPQVHVFIATSPIHRKYKLNKSKEEILEAISEHVSYARSKFEIVEFSPEDATRTELDFLLQVVQTAVDAGATYINIPDTVGFTTSEEYGAIFKYLIENVKTDRQIIYSPHCHNDLGMAVANSLAAVKNGAGRVEGTINGIGERAGNAALEEIAVALNIRQDYYQVESSIVLNETINTSEMVSRFSGIPVPKNKAVVGGNAFSHESGIHQDGVLKNPLTYEIITPELVGVKSNSLPLGKLSGRHAFVEKLRDLALDFTEEDIKPLFAKFKALADKKQEITDADIRALVAGTMVENPEGFHFDDLQLQTHADNDIEATVSLANMDGEKVEFNATGQGSVEAIFNAIDKFFNQSVRLVSYTIDAVTDGIDAQARVLVTVENRDTETIFNAAGLDFDVLRASAIAYINANTFVQKENAGEMGRSVSYRDLPSV; encoded by the coding sequence ATGCGTAGAGTTGAGTTTCTAGATACCAGTCTCCGTGATGGTGAGCAGACACCAGGTGTTAATTATTCAATCAAGGAAAAGGTCGCCATCGCAAGACAGCTGGAGAAATGGGGGATTTCGGCCATCGAAGCTGGTTTTCCGGCGGCGAGTCCAGATTCATTTAGAGCAGTTCAGGAGATTGCCAAGGTCTTGAAGAAAACTGCGGTAACTGGTTTGGCTCGTTCGGTCAAGTCTGATATTGATGCTTGTTATGAGGCGCTCAAGGATGCCAAGTATCCTCAGGTTCACGTCTTTATCGCCACCAGTCCGATTCACCGCAAGTATAAGCTCAATAAGAGCAAGGAAGAGATTTTGGAGGCAATCAGTGAGCATGTTTCTTATGCCCGTTCTAAGTTTGAAATTGTCGAATTTTCTCCAGAGGATGCGACCAGAACAGAGTTGGATTTCCTCTTGCAAGTTGTTCAGACAGCTGTAGATGCAGGTGCGACTTATATCAATATTCCTGATACGGTAGGATTTACCACGTCAGAAGAGTATGGAGCTATCTTCAAATACTTGATTGAGAATGTCAAGACAGATCGTCAGATTATCTATTCGCCTCACTGTCACAATGACCTCGGTATGGCAGTAGCTAATAGCCTTGCTGCTGTCAAGAATGGTGCAGGCCGAGTTGAAGGTACTATCAATGGTATCGGGGAGCGAGCTGGCAATGCAGCCCTTGAAGAAATAGCAGTGGCACTCAATATTCGTCAAGATTACTACCAAGTAGAGTCAAGCATTGTCCTAAATGAAACCATCAATACTTCTGAAATGGTTTCTCGCTTCTCAGGTATTCCAGTTCCTAAAAACAAGGCCGTTGTTGGTGGCAATGCCTTCTCTCACGAGTCTGGTATTCACCAAGATGGGGTTCTTAAAAATCCTCTTACCTATGAGATCATCACACCTGAATTGGTTGGTGTTAAGAGTAATAGTCTTCCGCTTGGAAAATTGTCAGGTCGCCACGCTTTTGTAGAAAAATTAAGAGATTTGGCTCTAGACTTCACAGAAGAAGACATCAAACCACTCTTTGCTAAGTTCAAGGCACTAGCGGACAAAAAGCAAGAAATCACAGATGCAGATATTCGAGCTCTGGTCGCTGGAACCATGGTTGAAAACCCAGAAGGATTCCACTTTGATGATTTACAACTTCAAACCCATGCGGATAATGACATTGAAGCGACTGTCAGCCTAGCCAATATGGATGGTGAGAAGGTTGAGTTTAATGCGACAGGGCAAGGTTCCGTTGAGGCGATCTTTAACGCTATTGACAAGTTCTTCAATCAATCTGTTCGCTTGGTATCCTACACAATTGATGCGGTAACAGATGGGATCGATGCCCAGGCTAGGGTCTTGGTCACTGTTGAAAATAGAGATACAGAGACCATCTTTAACGCAGCAGGGCTTGACTTTGATGTACTGAGGGCTTCAGCTATTGCTTATATCAACGCTAATACCTTTGTTCAAAAGGAGAATGCTGGTGAGATGGGACGAAGCGTTTCCTATCGCGATCTGCCTAGTGTGTAA
- the leuB gene encoding 3-isopropylmalate dehydrogenase, whose amino-acid sequence MTKKIVALAGDGIGPEIMEAGLAVLEALASKTGFDYEIDRCPFGGAGIDAAGHPLPDETLKACREADAILLAAIGSPQYDGAAVRPEQGLLALRKELNLYANIRPVKIFESLKHLSPLKPERIAGVDFVVVRELTGGIYFGDHILEERKARDINDYSYEEVERILRKAFGIARNRRKILTSIDKQNVLATSKLWRRVAEEVAKDFPDVALEHQLVDSAAMLMITNPAKFDVIVTENLFGDILSDESSVLSGTLGVMPSASHSENGPSLYEPIHGSAPDIAGQGIANPISMILSVAMMLRDSFGCHEDAGRIEQAVEASLAAGILTRDIGGKASTKEMTEAIIERL is encoded by the coding sequence ATGACAAAGAAAATAGTAGCTCTAGCAGGGGATGGAATCGGTCCAGAAATCATGGAAGCTGGTTTAGCAGTTCTAGAAGCTCTAGCTTCAAAAACAGGTTTTGACTATGAGATAGATAGATGCCCCTTTGGAGGTGCAGGTATTGATGCTGCGGGGCATCCCTTACCTGATGAAACTCTTAAAGCATGTAGAGAAGCAGATGCTATCCTTCTGGCGGCTATCGGTAGTCCCCAGTATGATGGTGCAGCGGTTCGGCCTGAACAAGGCTTACTGGCTCTCCGTAAGGAACTCAATCTCTATGCCAACATTCGTCCAGTTAAGATTTTTGAGAGTCTTAAGCATTTGTCACCTCTCAAACCTGAACGAATTGCGGGTGTGGACTTTGTCGTGGTGCGTGAGTTGACAGGAGGTATTTACTTCGGTGATCATATTCTTGAAGAGCGAAAAGCGCGTGACATCAACGACTACAGTTATGAGGAAGTGGAGCGAATTCTTCGCAAGGCCTTTGGAATTGCAAGAAATCGCAGAAAAATCCTTACTAGCATCGATAAGCAGAATGTTCTAGCAACATCAAAACTCTGGCGCAGAGTAGCTGAGGAGGTTGCAAAGGATTTCCCAGATGTAGCTTTGGAACACCAGTTGGTAGACTCAGCTGCCATGCTTATGATTACCAATCCTGCTAAATTTGATGTCATTGTGACAGAGAATCTTTTCGGAGATATTCTCTCGGATGAATCAAGCGTTCTATCTGGCACACTTGGAGTCATGCCATCGGCTAGTCACTCTGAAAATGGCCCGAGTCTTTATGAACCCATTCACGGTTCGGCACCTGATATCGCAGGTCAAGGAATTGCTAATCCTATTTCTATGATTTTATCAGTAGCCATGATGTTAAGAGACAGTTTCGGATGTCATGAAGATGCAGGGCGTATCGAACAAGCTGTAGAAGCCAGTTTGGCAGCAGGAATTTTAACGAGAGATATAGGAGGAAAGGCTTCTACCAAGGAAATGACGGAAGCTATCATTGAAAGACTATGA
- the leuC gene encoding 3-isopropylmalate dehydratase large subunit — translation MAGKSIFDKLWDRHVITGEEGQPQLMYVDQHYIHEVTSPQAFQGLRDAGRRLRRPDLTFGTFDHNVPTVNIYDIRDVISKAQIDKLAENVEEFGIDHAAHGSEKQGIVHMVGPETGRTQPGKFIVCGDSHTATHGAFGAIAFGIGTSEVEHVFATQTLWQVKPKKMLVEFTGIPQKGVYSKDYILALIAKYGVACGVGYVVEYRGQAIDALSMEERMTICNMSIEFGSKMGIMNPDQTTYDYLKGRECVPEAFEEAVSDWKTLVSDENAVYDKIIQMDVSDLAPMVTWGTNPAMGVDFDSSFPEIKDMNDERAYNYMNLEPGQKAADIELGYIFIGSCTNARLSDLQLAARFVKGKKIAPNLTAIVVPGSRPVKRAAEKLGLDKVFLDAGFEWRDPGCSMCLGMNPDKVPDGVHCASTSNRNFEDRQGFGAKTHLCSPAMAAAAAIAGRFVDVRQMPEAQ, via the coding sequence ATGGCAGGGAAATCGATTTTTGATAAATTATGGGATCGCCATGTCATCACAGGAGAAGAGGGGCAGCCCCAACTCATGTATGTGGATCAACACTATATCCACGAGGTGACCAGTCCTCAGGCTTTTCAAGGATTGCGAGATGCAGGTCGCAGATTGAGACGACCAGACTTGACATTTGGAACCTTTGACCACAACGTCCCAACGGTCAATATCTATGATATTCGAGATGTGATTTCTAAAGCGCAAATTGACAAACTAGCTGAAAATGTTGAAGAATTTGGGATTGACCACGCAGCTCACGGTTCTGAAAAGCAGGGTATCGTTCACATGGTTGGCCCAGAAACTGGCAGGACGCAACCAGGAAAATTCATCGTTTGTGGAGATAGCCACACAGCTACTCACGGAGCTTTCGGAGCTATCGCCTTTGGGATTGGGACTAGTGAAGTCGAGCATGTCTTTGCTACCCAGACCCTCTGGCAGGTCAAACCTAAGAAAATGTTGGTGGAATTTACTGGTATTCCTCAAAAAGGAGTTTATTCCAAGGATTACATTCTCGCCTTGATTGCCAAGTACGGCGTTGCTTGTGGTGTTGGTTATGTGGTGGAATATCGTGGACAAGCTATTGATGCACTGAGCATGGAAGAGCGAATGACCATCTGCAATATGTCTATCGAGTTTGGCTCTAAGATGGGAATCATGAATCCAGATCAGACCACCTATGACTATCTCAAAGGACGAGAATGTGTTCCAGAAGCTTTTGAGGAGGCGGTTTCTGACTGGAAAACCCTTGTCAGTGATGAGAATGCTGTCTATGATAAGATTATCCAGATGGATGTCTCAGATTTGGCTCCCATGGTGACTTGGGGAACCAATCCAGCTATGGGGGTTGACTTTGACAGTAGCTTCCCAGAAATTAAGGATATGAATGATGAGCGAGCTTATAATTACATGAATTTGGAGCCTGGTCAGAAGGCAGCAGACATTGAACTAGGTTATATTTTTATCGGGTCTTGTACCAATGCTCGTCTCAGCGATCTACAACTGGCTGCGCGATTTGTCAAAGGAAAGAAAATAGCACCCAATCTAACAGCAATCGTAGTTCCAGGCTCTCGTCCTGTCAAACGAGCTGCTGAGAAGTTGGGTTTGGACAAGGTCTTTCTGGATGCTGGTTTTGAGTGGAGAGACCCAGGTTGCTCTATGTGTCTAGGGATGAATCCCGACAAGGTACCTGATGGCGTGCACTGTGCTTCAACCAGTAACCGCAACTTTGAAGATAGACAAGGATTTGGGGCTA
- a CDS encoding MmcQ/YjbR family DNA-binding protein yields MFEIFKSYQFNQEKASAYGFIENEGVWNDSFQILDGDFVMNVSITTDNVSFQVFDQETGDLYPQVHMESMRGTFVGSVRQACLEILYQIRKACFDVQDFICPQTKRIMDQVQKKYGNQLEYLWEKSPDTAVLRHEDNQKWYAVLMRISWAKLDKGREGLVEAVNLKHVQVADLLLQKGIYPAFHMNKRYWISLALDDSLSDDAVLDLLEISWNLTLKK; encoded by the coding sequence ATGTTTGAAATTTTTAAATCCTATCAGTTTAATCAAGAAAAAGCCAGTGCCTATGGTTTTATAGAAAATGAGGGAGTATGGAACGACAGTTTCCAGATTTTGGATGGCGACTTTGTCATGAATGTGTCCATCACAACGGATAATGTGAGCTTTCAAGTTTTTGATCAGGAGACTGGTGACCTCTATCCTCAAGTCCATATGGAAAGCATGAGAGGAACTTTTGTAGGAAGTGTCCGTCAAGCTTGTCTGGAGATTCTCTATCAGATTCGGAAGGCTTGTTTTGACGTGCAGGATTTTATCTGCCCTCAGACCAAGCGCATCATGGATCAGGTGCAGAAAAAATATGGCAATCAGTTGGAATATTTATGGGAAAAATCGCCTGATACAGCGGTATTACGTCATGAAGACAATCAAAAGTGGTATGCTGTTTTGATGAGGATTTCTTGGGCTAAGCTGGATAAAGGGAGAGAAGGGCTAGTGGAAGCAGTCAACCTCAAACATGTTCAAGTAGCTGACTTGCTTTTACAAAAGGGTATTTATCCTGCCTTTCATATGAACAAACGTTACTGGATTAGTCTTGCTCTTGATGATAGTTTATCTGATGATGCAGTTCTAGATTTGCTAGAAATCAGTTGGAATTTGACATTGAAAAAGTAA